A window of the Vibrio fluvialis genome harbors these coding sequences:
- the rsmE gene encoding 16S rRNA (uracil(1498)-N(3))-methyltransferase has product MRVPRIYHPQPITHLGPLVLSEDAAGHIARVLRMQEGQEVLVFDGSGAEFPAIISEAGKKQVVVDLAERIETNLESPLHLHLGQVISRGDKMEFTIQKSVELGVNIITPLLSERCGVKLDAKRFEKKLQQWQKIAISACEQCGRNVVPEIRPIMTLEEWCAEQTDALKLNLHPRAKYSINTLPEPVTKVRLLIGPEGGLSAEEIDMTQQYHFEETLLGPRVLRTETAALTAITALQVRFGDLG; this is encoded by the coding sequence ATGCGAGTTCCCCGTATCTATCATCCGCAACCTATCACTCACCTTGGCCCGTTGGTTTTAAGCGAAGACGCAGCTGGCCACATCGCTCGCGTTCTGCGTATGCAGGAAGGTCAGGAAGTGCTGGTGTTTGACGGCAGCGGCGCGGAGTTTCCGGCCATCATCAGTGAAGCGGGGAAAAAGCAGGTCGTGGTTGATCTGGCCGAGCGCATCGAAACTAACCTTGAATCCCCACTTCATCTGCATTTGGGTCAGGTAATTTCGCGCGGCGATAAGATGGAATTCACCATCCAGAAATCCGTCGAGCTTGGCGTCAATATCATTACGCCTCTGCTGTCTGAACGCTGCGGCGTGAAGCTTGATGCCAAACGTTTCGAGAAGAAACTGCAACAGTGGCAGAAGATAGCCATCAGTGCCTGCGAGCAATGCGGCCGCAACGTGGTGCCTGAAATTCGCCCCATCATGACGCTGGAAGAGTGGTGCGCCGAACAAACCGACGCACTGAAACTCAACCTGCACCCACGCGCCAAATATTCGATCAACACCCTTCCGGAGCCAGTGACCAAAGTGCGTCTGCTGATTGGTCCTGAAGGCGGTCTGTCGGCAGAAGAGATCGACATGACCCAGCAATACCACTTTGAAGAGACGCTGCTAGGCCCTCGCGTGCTACGCACCGAAACCGCAGCTCTTACCGCAATTACAGCCTTGCAAGTTCGTTTCGGCGATCTTGGCTAA
- the gshB gene encoding glutathione synthase, with product MIKLGIVMDPISSINIKKDSSFAMMLEAQRRGYEIHYMEMNDLHLDQGVAMADTKVVELKEDPNGWYEFKSEQTIVLSELDAVLMRKDPPFDTEYIYATYILERAEDDGALIVNKPQSLRDCNEKLFTAWFPELTPTTIVTRKAEKIKAFREQHGDVILKPLDGMGGASIFRVKQGDPNVSVIIETLTNHGQNYCMAQTFVPDISNGDKRILVVDGEPMPYCLARIPAQGETRGNLAAGGRGEPRPLSETDRKIAETVAPILKEKGLIFVGLDVIGDKLTEINVTSPTCIREIEAAFDISITGKLMDAIERRIKALSL from the coding sequence ATGATTAAACTCGGTATCGTTATGGACCCGATTTCGTCCATTAACATCAAGAAAGATTCCAGCTTCGCCATGATGCTAGAAGCGCAGCGTCGCGGTTATGAGATTCATTACATGGAGATGAATGATCTACACTTAGATCAAGGCGTCGCCATGGCTGACACCAAAGTCGTCGAACTGAAAGAAGATCCAAACGGCTGGTACGAATTCAAATCTGAACAAACCATCGTGCTGTCTGAACTTGATGCTGTACTGATGCGTAAAGATCCTCCGTTTGATACCGAATACATCTACGCCACCTATATCCTGGAACGTGCGGAAGATGATGGCGCGCTGATCGTAAACAAACCGCAGAGCCTGCGTGACTGTAACGAAAAACTGTTCACCGCTTGGTTCCCGGAACTGACTCCAACCACCATTGTGACCCGCAAAGCAGAGAAAATTAAAGCGTTTCGCGAACAACATGGTGATGTGATCCTGAAACCGCTGGACGGCATGGGTGGCGCATCCATTTTCCGCGTCAAACAAGGCGATCCAAACGTTTCTGTGATCATCGAAACCCTGACTAACCACGGCCAGAATTACTGCATGGCGCAAACGTTCGTCCCAGACATCAGCAACGGTGACAAGCGTATTCTGGTGGTTGACGGCGAACCGATGCCTTACTGCCTGGCGCGTATTCCGGCACAAGGCGAAACCCGTGGTAACCTGGCGGCCGGTGGACGCGGCGAACCACGTCCACTGAGCGAGACGGATCGCAAGATTGCAGAAACCGTCGCTCCGATACTAAAAGAGAAAGGCTTGATCTTTGTTGGCCTCGACGTTATTGGCGATAAACTGACTGAGATTAACGTAACCAGCCCAACCTGTATTCGCGAAATTGAGGCGGCGTTCGATATCTCAATCACTGGCAAACTCATGGATGCGATCGAGCGTCGCATTAAAGCATTGTCACTGTAA
- a CDS encoding YqgE/AlgH family protein: protein MNLTNHFLVAMPSMKDPYFKHSVIYICEHNEEGAMGLMINAPIDITVGGMLQQVEVEPAYPQSHEDSLKRPVFNGGPVSEDRGFILHRPKDHYESSIRMTDDIAVTTSKDILTVLGTEAEPSGYIVALGYSGWSPGQLEDELAENSWLTIEADPELIFNTPIHEKWNKAIQKLGINPHQLSTQSGHA from the coding sequence ATGAATCTGACGAACCATTTTCTCGTAGCGATGCCCAGCATGAAGGATCCGTACTTCAAGCACAGTGTCATCTACATCTGCGAGCATAACGAAGAAGGCGCGATGGGGCTGATGATCAACGCGCCGATCGATATTACGGTCGGCGGCATGTTGCAGCAGGTGGAAGTCGAACCCGCTTATCCGCAATCACACGAAGACAGCCTGAAACGTCCGGTATTCAACGGCGGGCCGGTATCGGAAGATCGCGGATTTATTCTGCATCGCCCCAAAGATCATTACGAATCCAGCATTCGTATGACCGACGACATTGCCGTCACCACGTCCAAAGACATTCTGACCGTGCTCGGCACCGAAGCAGAACCAAGCGGATACATCGTCGCCCTTGGCTACTCTGGCTGGTCTCCGGGCCAGCTGGAAGATGAACTGGCTGAGAACTCCTGGCTGACGATTGAAGCCGATCCGGAGCTGATCTTTAACACGCCAATCCACGAAAAATGGAACAAGGCGATTCAAAAGCTCGGCATTAATCCTCACCAGTTGTCGACTCAGTCCGGCCACGCTTAA
- the ruvX gene encoding Holliday junction resolvase RuvX, translating to MSRTIMAFDFGTKSIGSAIGQEITGTASPLKAFKANDGIPNWDDIEKQIKEWQPDLLVVGLPTDLHGKALETITPRAKKFAQRLHGRFGLPVELHDERLSTTEARSELFSMGGYRALSKGNVDCQSAVIILESWFESLWNE from the coding sequence ATGTCACGTACCATTATGGCGTTTGATTTCGGCACCAAAAGTATCGGCAGCGCAATCGGTCAGGAGATCACTGGCACCGCGTCACCGCTGAAAGCGTTCAAAGCCAATGACGGCATTCCGAATTGGGATGATATTGAAAAACAAATCAAAGAGTGGCAACCGGATCTGTTGGTGGTTGGCCTGCCAACCGATCTGCACGGCAAAGCGCTGGAGACCATCACGCCGCGGGCGAAGAAATTTGCCCAGCGCCTGCATGGCCGTTTTGGTTTGCCAGTTGAACTGCACGATGAGCGCCTCTCAACCACTGAAGCGCGCTCCGAACTGTTCTCGATGGGTGGCTATAGGGCATTGAGCAAAGGCAATGTCGATTGCCAGTCGGCGGTCATCATTCTAGAAAGCTGGTTTGAGAGCTTGTGGAACGAGTAA